gaaaagtaaaaaacgAGTGGGAAAGAATGGCCAAGTGGTGCTTACATGGCCTTGAGAAGTTATGGGCCCATGAGAGAAGAGGATCAAAAAATATCTAGATACGGTTGCAAAGGAGGAGAGGCAGAAACCAGCAGacatgaaaaagaagagagaggagtcAACAGCATATAACTACTATGGCAGCACAGCCCCACTGGCCTTGGCCAAAGTAACTGAGCTGGAAATGCTTTTAAAGGTCATCTGGATGACTCCCCTCCTTTTCCAGATGAGGAGATGGAGGTATGGGGGGAGGTGACTTGGAGAGCTTGTTTCTTGCACACTGTACCATGCTCTGCCCCCCAAAGAGCAATGTGGAACCCACAGGGCAGAAGGTTCTACCCTGGAGGGGAGCTGTCCAGGTGTCCCCCAAGACCTCTTTTTCCCAACTGTAGGATTCTAGGGTTCTACGTGTGAAGGTGGTCTCTGTATGTTTGCAGACATTCAAAATATCCTCAGCTTACCATGCCTAAGGATATAGCAGTAACaatactttaaaatgaatatgTTGACTGTTATACATCCAAATACTGTTGTCCTTCAAAATAGTCCATACATTGCTGCTCCTTATTTTAACACCTGCCTAAAATATTTAAGTTAACTAGTGAATTGTGGCTGTTATTGTTCAAACTGTTTGTACCAAGTAAGAAAACACACAAGGAAAAGACAAACGAATGTGTGTGAAAACACATGATTTGAAACCTGAAACTGATTACTCATGTCATGCACCAGGCATGAGCCCAGTGGCTTTGGctttctccaaaaagaaaaaaaaattcaccctcAAGGGATGATGATGGGTTTCCAACAACACTTTAAAAAGAATGTAGTTGAGGATGCTACATTTATGGTAGAGGTAGCCTTCGGTCATACATCATTGCTGTAAAGCCACACCTAGTGAGGCGCCATTATTTTGTAATGAGCTGTTTAGAGAAGCAAGGCTTCGGGTGTATTCCAAAGTTGAAGCCAACAGAAGAGGTTGATGTTGGCCTGTGCAAGCGCCTAGTGCATGGAACTGACTCTAAGGTTCAGACCATGTGGTCAAGCCCCAGAGCAGGGTAGGGTGGGAAGACAGCTGAGGTATAGGTGGTCTGTGTGGTATATGTAGACCCTTCAAATGGAAAGATGCTGCTGGCCCCACACTGTCTGGCATCACTGTTTAATCACCCGTGGCTCTACCTGCCATCTTTTCCTCTGCAGGAAATCGAGCCCAATGCTAAGCATGGGGAGAACCTCCAGGCTCCTTATGTAGGATTTTAAGAGCGCAGATCTGGGGCCTGTCTTGTGAAAGCACAGTGAAGAAAAGCAAATCCTCCTCTAAAAGTGTGTTTTGCCCAGAACATTTCCTGAAGCCTGGGAGAGTCGCAGCGAGTGTTCTCTCCAGGCCGGCATCTTGGTGAGGCCCATGTGTGATAACACCACCGAAACCACAAAGGAATTTACCATGGGAAGTGTCCCAGCAGTTGCTTATTAGCATTAGAACCATTACACCAAATCTATTGTTAGCAGACTTGTTTTCATTATCCTTATCTGGTGGCAGTAAATAACAGCGATTCTCTTTCAAGCAAATGCTAGATTTCCAAAAATCCAGCTTCCAATTGTCTGTGCAGGGATCATCTTGGATTAGGATAACCGTCAGAGTGGATAACACCCCAGAAGCTGAGGTGCCCAGCGCTCTTCCTGCAGGAGCAGGGCGGGACACACAGGAGCTGCCTGCAGGTGGAGGCGGGTGATGCTGCTGGGTTTGACATCACAGAATGGAAACAAGAAGGTTTGTTCTCCTGCATGTCTGACCACCTGCTGGACCATCCCCAGTGTTCTCAGTGTGGCCCTCTCATGCCACAGGGGAGGGATGGGGCACAGGGCAAGGCAACAGGAGAGCCCGGCAGGTGCTCAGTTCTTAGAAtgtttatgataaaaaaaaaaaaaaaatcagacccaTGGACAGGTTTGCACCCCTCTCCTTAAAAAAagattgcaattttttaaaaaatcacctactCTTTCACAATTCCATGTCTTGTTatctgaggtttttaaaaaaagtgagtCCAATCCCCTTCCCCTCTATCTCCAGTGGAGAAGAGCTGAGAAGTGACCCCTTCAGAGCAGAAGTCAGATGGTGCCTGCTGACGGATTACACATATGAAAACCTGGCTGTCTCTTTAGAACAAGAGCAGAATATTTCCATCTTTCAAGACCTTCTGACAATGACTAAATTTCAGTCCCTGGTCACCTATGGGCATCTCCAATTATCTTCAGAGATTTGACAAAATTCTCCTaaaaccatctcaaaaataattttaaaagaattttaattaaaaaaaataagaaatattccaTACAgcacatagatacaaaaataggTTATTGCAGCATGAAGAGTTGGGGCTGTTAGAATCGCTGCTTTCATTGTTTTCCTAAGAAACTTATGGTGTAGGCCTCCCTCTCTCACTGGTTTCCTTCTCCAGTAAACCAGCCCTAGTCCCATATTCCTTCCCAATGTATTTAATATAGTTGGTAGCAGCCCTGCTGCAGGGAAATGTTGGGAGCTCCGTGTACTCTCTGGTAGgtgctaaatgcccacaagacaaTTGTTCCCTGCCGTGGGCTCCCCAGCAAGGCGTTTCCCCAGAGTCACCTGGAGCCCAGGCTTGGCACATACAATCATCCTCCTGAGGGGGCAGGCCCAGAGTCCCAGAGCAGCCCTGGTCACCCGGCTTCCTCAAGGGCATACCCTAGTAGAATAAGAGGGGACACTTAGTAGTAGCAACCAGACCACAGTGGGTTCTGCCTCCGTATTGCAAACCAAGCAAAGGCAATGTCTCGTACACTCCCAAGCACTCACTTCCTAAGGCTCTTCCAACTACAGTgtcaggaaacacacacacacacacacacacacggacaagACCCACGGCTTTCACCTAAAGTCTTCGCACAGGGAATAATGTgattcatgaaatatttaaaaggcttTAGGCAATAGAATTGtctcttgatcttttttttttcagtgtttaacagACAAGTGTAATTGGAAATGTTTGGAGCAcgaacacaggcacacacacatacacactctaaTTTGGAATTATGCAAAACGATATCATTATTCACTACAACCTGAAGCAAAGCTACTGCAATGGAATAACAAGTACCATATCTATACAAGTGTGAGGCCCTCAAGTCGGCTCTCATTTGGACAAGGGTGACCCACGTGGCCTAACCCTTTAAGATCTGTTTAGAGGAAATGGCCTGGTGTGTTTTACATTTGTGAAGCTATTTAGCCTCCTGGTTAGACAAGATTTTTGAGAGGGgtgaaaattaattataattgcaGTATTGCTACAATAATTTAGTTGGCTAATTGCATTTCAGTGCAGAAGCAGTCAAGGAAGATTTTCCTCCCCAGGTTATTCTCTGATGTGGCAGCATTTATTTTAAGagtaatgagatttttaaaaagtcaaacctTAAATATCATGGCTTCAGCAATCTGTCCTGCTTAAAGTTTAATGCGAAATGAGATAGCACCTCCGTGAGAGCAGTTCCACGTGAATGTGGATCCAGTTTTCTCCGAGACTTGAAATGAGAACCTATCTCTCCCCTGAAAACTACTCGAGGGATCTCTATGACATTGTTTGGGGCTGATTTTTACTTGAGAGCACCAATGTTTGTGACTCTGTAGTGAGGGAGGCACTGACGAGGGTGGGTAGGAAGTTTTGAAAACTTAATACTGGAAGTCACTACATGAGGTATCTGTTCACGGAAGAGGTACCACAAGTATCGGAAGattgagaaaaaaaagatgagtgaAAAACCTGggtttttgtgggatttttctGGATCTCATTGTTCTCGCACTGGCAGTTCTGAATACATAACCTGTCCCTGGCTGTTTTGAGGGAAATGTATCTAACCCTAGACCAGCAGTGAGTACTTACGATTAATAAACTCTTGAGAGACAGGACCTATCACCTTAAAATCTTGAAGACTCTGCCCCAACGCCTGATTCAAGGTACTTTTCTCAGGTGCTGAAcctgtcagaggcgtttgaaccagagcaactccatcttgaacaggagctgggtaaaatgaggctgagacttactgggctgcattcccagatggcgAAGGCATTctgagtcacaggatgagacaggaggtcagcacaagatacaggtcataaagaccttctGAAAAAACAGGCTGCAGTAAAGAAGttggctaaaacccaccaaaaccaagatggcaacgagagtgacctctggttgtcctcactgctatacTCCCACCAGTGCCGTGACAGTTCACAAAtgtcatggcaatgtcaggaagttaccctatatgatctaaaaggaggaggcatgaataatccccccttgtttagcatagtatcaagaaataatcataaaaatgggcaactggCAGCCCTCAGAGCTGCTCTGACTATGGGGTagtcattctttcattcctttactttcttaataaacttgctttcactttactctatggacacgccctgaattctttcttgcatgagatccaagcgCCCTTTCTTGAGGTCTGGATCAGGAACCCCTTCCTGTAACAAAACCATCAGACATCAAGCTCTTCCACACTCTAGCTCAATTCAGTGAGCAAGTTTAGTAcattctcctcctccccttctctgctATGCTCTCAGTCCAGCCACCATTTGTGTTTCTGAAAAGGAGGCTACGATGTGCTTTCTCAAATACAGCACATCAAAGCGGGTCTAACGGCATGACATGGACGAATTCTTATGGCCTTCATCTGGATTCTAACTATATAGAGGGTCACTATGCAGATCTACCCAGGGCTGCCCTCAAGGTTATGCAATTCATGTTCTGCACAATGGCAGCTGATCAAGGGGTGAGGAGGTTGAGCTCCAACCCTGCTCCACTTGCTAACTGAGACCCCTGCTCAGGTTGTATTCCAGAGAAAGGGGTGCCTTTTCTGATTCACCATTGGGCCAAGAGGCCCTGAGTCATCCCTAACCCTCTCCCTCCCAGAAATTCCAAAATCTAATGTTCATCTCCTCATCTCCGACACTGTTGATGTCCTTTTAAGGAAGAGATTATGCACATGGCAAAGGTGAATTCATTTTGAAGATATGTTTTCTGCTCAgtgtgaagaagaagaagagacagggagggaaacagagaaaagggaaggataAAATGAATGGTGGAGAAGTTGTCCCTCTGCCTAATAAATTGTGGATTCATTGTCCTTCTCTGGACACAGCTGCAAAGGGGCAGAAAATCAATTTTTTCTATTACTCCACGGTGAGGAAGGAAAACCTATCTGTAAATTGAATTAAACCCCATAATAGCATGTCTGTGTATTTGTTGAGGACTAGAAAAATTAGCCACAGATACAACTACATAACCCAGCAATGTAACTAGAAATCAACACTCTCCCATTTCAAAGCTTCGttgagacattttcttttccttttttaaagaaacaccCATGGCTAAATGTCACTAAGATTCTTCGGCATGCCAACACTTCAACACCTCAATGAGGACTCTGGAAGAGAAGGAACTCCAAAGTCCCATCTGGGTAGAGCGTGCTTCCAAATTCTTGCCTTTGCTAGTTGAGTATCAGTCAGTCAGTCAATAATGATTGGATACGAACTAGACCCCTCTAGCTGATGGTTTCTTCCCAAGTCGCAATCTGTGGTGCTAACTGTGGAATAAATCCCCTGTTTCTGTGTGGGCTAGATCTTGTTCACAGACACCGTAACCCATCCACTCAGTACTGAATAATCTTGGTACTGCAGTCAGTGAGGGTCCTGAAATTTCATTAGCAGTCTGCCCTCTAGCGGAGCAACACAGTACTTCAGATTTTCTAGGaatagaaaagatttttttttttccttttctttcatggaGCAAAATAATTCAAGTTTTCCAGATAGTGCAAGGTGAGGCAGTCATCTTCAGAAGTCAGTTTCCAGAGCTGAGGCAAACAAGGCTCACACGGCTAGGTCCCCAGGTCAGAGTTAGAGGCAGATGGTGCTGAGGTGGGTGTCCCTGCGGAGACTGCAGGGACAAAGGTCCTTCTTTCATCCTTTGAACCCTCCAGAACTTTCCTTGGACATAAGCATTCAGTTCCCCACTCTTTTGTTATGCAAATAGGACCCACTTTAAGAGAAATCAGCATAACAGGGATGTTAAAAATCAGaggcttttgtaattttttggcaAATTATTAACACAGAGGAGCCTTTCAAAAAGGTCCACGTTAAATTCTTTAAAAGGCAAAGATTCACAAGTTTTATAAAAAGAACACGTCTTTGTGGCTGTTAATTTTAAGAGGAGAGTCTATTTTGTGATGTTGGTGGGATGTTGGTAAGGCAGAAGATAATCTTGAGATCTGTTGTTTTGGGTTTCgtttctgtcttttttaaaaagtcagaactTGGCTTGCTTCAGTTTGTCAATGTGGTAGCAGAGTTTTAGTGCGGGTCCCAGCTTCAGGCCCAGGTACTTCATGACCATGTCACTCTTCAGCAACAGCAGAGCGTTGCCATCAATCTCCTGGTGGGATAggatcagaagaaagaaaacccagaagCTGGTCAGAGTCATCAAACAGTGGCTAAGGTTAAGGTATGGTCAGGGGATGTGCTCAGGGCATATGGATTGATTTAGGCAGCATATTGTCTTGGTCCTGGGGcaagatcttttaaaatattaaagcaaaCAAATACTGTGTTCTCCTCTCCCCATCATCTCCCTGTAGTCATCTGATACACGGGATGTTTCATATTCCTGCCCTCCCCTCATCGAAGGAATCAAACACAACCCCATGTGTGTTCCCAATATCCCACTTAAGAAGTTTATCTCCTCATCCAACCTTGGCTAAAGGGGCAAGAAGTGTCATCCATTAGACACTGAAACTAGAGGGTCTTTCCATTCCAAACCTCCCCCTATTGCCctaatttctcatttcttttcttggtaGGCCCACCTACCTTTAGCTGATGACAAAACTACTCATTCCACCCAATGGAGGATTTCAGATGTGTTTAGCCCTGTCTGTTCCACTAGACAGAATACACTAAAGAATGCACCTGCTTCATCTCAGGGTTCAGCACAAAGAACTACTAAGGGGATGAGCCAGTCCTTTGCGGTTTGGTCCCAGTGCTGCTGCCATTGGTCATTGAAAATGGTCACCCTCCAGAATGCATGCTGAGTTCATGAACCTAGCAAGCCTGGGCTTCCATGGTCACCTTTAGTGCTATTTTCAGGTCACTGGAGACAAAGGGTAGAAATTTGAGGTGCTCAGGTGGGGAGAAGAGACATAGTTACAGGACTCATGTAACAGTGCCAGGGTCACCAGCCCTCTCATTCATCTGCCCAGCCAACCAGTATTGATGGAGCACCCACTCTGTGTCACTCACTCTCCATGTCTTTGGCAACATGGCAGTGGGCAAGGCTTACCTGTGGGTTGCTCCCAGGAGCCTCATTTTCTACTGTCTTTTATTTCCCTCACCTCTTGGACTCCCACTGTCTCCTCCCACCCTGGAAGACAGCCAGACTCCCCCAGCCCAAATCTGTCCAAGCAAAACCCACTCTGTGGTTCCTGGTCTCAAGGCCCCATTGTTAGGTGAGGCCAACGTATGCCTAATAAAAGACGAGTGCTGAGTTAGATGAGAATCCTCCTCAGATCGGAGAGCAAGATTTCTATGACAGAATCACCAAATAAAGTgagaaacaggaaacaaaaataatggtCACTGTGGAAGGCGGAATAACGCTCCTTCCCCTCCATGCACGATGTCTGGATTCTAGTCCCCAAACCTGTGAATGTCAAGGTAGACggcaaaggggaattaaggttgcaggTGGGATTAAGCTtgctaatcagttgactttaaagcagggagattatcctggattatggggtcgggtgggtggggagggggcggcCATGTAATCACAAAACTCCTTAAACGTGGAAGAGGACATCAGCAGCGACAACCAGGGATGGCAGCCCGAGCAGCCAAACAGGCCTCAGCTTGATGTTACAGGCTTTAAAGATGATGGCAGGGGGACAGGAGCCAAGGACTGATGGTGGATCTAGAAGCCGGAAAAGACAACCAAGCGGATTCTcctagaacctccagaaggaaAGGCAGCCTTGCTGGCtgagcccagtgagacccatgcCAGGCTCCTGAACCCCAGAGCGGTTAGACAGAGAAGGTGGATTGTGTGAGGCCACTATGCTGGTGGTAATCTGTTACAGCACGATACAAAATGAGTACAGtaccaggcgcggcggctcacgcctgtcatcccagcactttgggatgagaccagcctggccaatatggtgaaaccctgtctcgactaaaaatacaaatattagccgggcatggtggcgggcacctgtaatcccagctacttgggaggctgaggcgcaagaattgcttgaactggggaggcagaggctgcagtgagccaagattgagatcgcaccactgcattccggcctgagcgacagagtgagactccgtctcaaacaaaaacaaaatgagtatAGTAAGCCTAGCAGGTAAATTACTgattcttatctttaaaaaaaaattaccatctcTCTATATTTTAGCATATCTCAAAATCATCATAATGCTCTCTGCTCAGTGAAGGCTGTCTGAGCCAGGAACCGTGCTGAACACCTTTTGTGCATTTTCTTGTTTAATCCTTGAAGTGGTTTAGGAACAGGCACTACTACGGTTTGCCTGGTATGTCGTAGGTGTGCTGTCAATATTTGTTGTATGCACAGACGGCTGGATGGGCAGGAAGCAGGCACTCCTGATGAAGGCCAACATGAGAGAACAGATGGGgcaaatattcctttaaaaacaaattaagtgGTCGTTCTGCTCTGAGGAGCTTGTGGTTGTACCTGTCCCTCTCATCTCTGGCTCCCTTGAGGGTGCCCCTAGGGCTTAGTTTAGAGCTCCCCCCACACCTCCCCTGGCAGCATCCCGCAGCTCCCTGAACCTCACTCTCCTTCCATGCCTGCTCCCCCAATCCCCCCAAGGTCAAACCCACCACTCGCATACGTGCTTTCTGAAGAGCTCCACGTGAGGCCCCAGAGCCTGCGGGTCGGCGTCCTTCACAAACCACACCACGTCCTCCACAGTCCAGGCGGAGGGGTTCCTGCTCCGTGGCCGCCTGGCATCCTGCGCATCCTGAGAAGGGCTTGAGGCTGGATGAGGTACAGAGAGGGAGACCGTGAGCCAGTGGGACAGGGCTGGGCACCTACCTGGTGCTGCCTGCCCCCACCTAGCCTGGAAGGGGGGTCCTCAGTGCCCATGAGTCCAAGGAGCTGACCCAAGTGACCTCTTGTCACAGGGAAAGACTGTGAGTGGCAGCTCTATCAGCAGCCCAGAGCACAGAAGGCCACTCCTAGATACATTACCCTCCCCATCTATGCCAAAGCTCACTGCTCTCCCAGGAGAAGAAGCGCGAGACAGTGGATTCCCTTCAATAGGCTGGAACTCCCACCCGAGTTGGAGTTTTCAAGACTCTCCCGCTCAGTTCTCTCTCAGCGGGCCCAGGGCCTCCTGAGCCTGGGTACCTGGTGACCAGGGCAAGTGTGCTAAGATGAGTGTCCAGATGAGCCTCGTCACATCAGTGAGGCCAGTGACTTGGGGTCCTTTCTGCCTCCT
This genomic stretch from Chlorocebus sabaeus isolate Y175 chromosome 13, mChlSab1.0.hap1, whole genome shotgun sequence harbors:
- the SCML4 gene encoding sex comb on midleg-like protein 4 isoform X6; its protein translation is MNRYGMDPSASTFNHRGSLLPSSSLYCKRQNSGDSHLGGGPAATAGGPRTSPMSSGGPSAPGLRPPASSPKRNATSLEGNRCASSPSQDAQDARRPRSRNPSAWTVEDVVWFVKDADPQALGPHVELFRKHEIDGNALLLLKSDMVMKYLGLKLGPALKLCYHIDKLKQAKF